One segment of Desmodus rotundus isolate HL8 chromosome 6, HLdesRot8A.1, whole genome shotgun sequence DNA contains the following:
- the NXT1 gene encoding NTF2-related export protein 1, with translation MASVDFKTYVDQACRAAEEFVNVYYTTMDKRRRLLSRLYMGTATLVWNGNAVSGQESLSEFFEMLPSSEFQINVVDCQPVHDEATPSQTTVLVVICGTVKFEGNKQRDFNQNFLLTAQASPSNTVWKIASDCFRFQDWAS, from the coding sequence ATGGCATCAGTGGACTTCAAGACCTACGTGGATCAGGcctgcagggctgctgaggaGTTTGTCAATGTCTACTACACCACCATGGATAAGCGGAGGCGTCTGCTGTCCCGCCTGTACATGGGCACAGCCACCCTGGTGTGGAACGGAAACGCTGTTTCAGGGCAAGAGTCCTTGAGTGAGTTTTTTGAAATGTTGCCTTCCAGTGAGTTCCAAATCAATGTGGTTGACTGCCAGCCTGTACATGATGAAGCCACTCCAAGCCAGACCACAGTCCTGGTTGTGATCTGTGGAACAGTGAAGTTTGAAGGCAACAAACAACGGGACTTCAACCAGAACTTCCTCCTGACTGCCCAGGCTTCACCCAGTAATACAGTGTGGAAGATAGCAAGCGACTGCTTCCGATTCCAGGACTGGGCCAGCTAG